In a single window of the Flavobacterium ammoniigenes genome:
- the nusA gene encoding transcription termination factor NusA yields MENLALIDSFSEFKDDKLIDRVTLMAILEDVFRNALKKKYGSDDNFDIIINPDKGDMEIWRRRVIVADEDLDLENEEITLTEARKIEADFEIGEEVSEEVKLIDLGRRAILALRQNLISKIHEHDNTNLYKQFKDIIGEIYTAEVHHVRPRVVILVDDEGNEIVLPKEKQIPSDFFRKGDNVRGIIESVELKGNKPQIVMSRTSDVFLEKLFEQEIPEVFDGLIMVKNVVRIPGEKAKVAVDSYDDRIDPVGACVGMKGSRIHGIVRELGNENIDVINYTTNNQLYITRALSPAKVSSIKINEETKRAEVFLKLEEVSKAIGRGGHNIKLAGLLTGYELDVIREGDVASGEEDDIELTEFSDEIEEWIIDEFAKIGLDTARSILKQEVGDLVRRTDLEEETILDVIKILKEEFDN; encoded by the coding sequence ATGGAAAATTTAGCATTAATCGATTCATTTTCAGAGTTTAAAGATGATAAACTTATTGATCGTGTAACGCTTATGGCAATTTTAGAAGATGTATTTAGAAATGCATTAAAGAAAAAATACGGTTCAGATGATAATTTCGATATCATTATCAATCCTGATAAAGGAGATATGGAGATTTGGAGACGACGAGTGATCGTTGCCGACGAAGATTTGGATTTAGAAAACGAAGAAATAACACTTACTGAAGCAAGAAAAATTGAAGCCGATTTCGAAATTGGCGAAGAGGTTTCTGAAGAAGTAAAATTAATTGATTTAGGAAGAAGAGCTATTTTAGCTTTACGCCAAAATTTAATTTCAAAAATACACGAACACGATAATACTAATTTGTACAAACAATTTAAAGATATTATCGGTGAAATTTATACTGCCGAGGTACACCACGTTAGACCAAGAGTTGTAATTTTGGTTGATGATGAAGGAAATGAAATTGTTTTGCCTAAAGAAAAACAAATTCCTTCTGACTTTTTCCGCAAAGGAGATAATGTTCGTGGAATTATCGAAAGTGTAGAATTGAAAGGCAATAAGCCTCAGATCGTAATGTCTAGAACATCAGATGTGTTTTTAGAGAAGTTATTTGAACAAGAAATTCCTGAAGTTTTTGACGGTTTAATTATGGTTAAAAATGTAGTGAGAATTCCTGGCGAAAAAGCAAAAGTAGCCGTAGATTCTTATGATGATAGAATTGATCCTGTGGGAGCTTGTGTGGGAATGAAAGGATCACGTATTCACGGAATTGTTCGTGAATTAGGAAATGAAAATATTGACGTAATTAATTACACAACCAATAATCAATTGTATATCACTCGTGCTTTAAGCCCAGCTAAAGTATCTTCGATTAAAATTAACGAAGAAACCAAAAGAGCTGAAGTGTTCTTGAAACTAGAAGAGGTTTCTAAAGCAATCGGTAGAGGAGGTCATAACATTAAATTAGCCGGTTTATTGACTGGATATGAATTAGATGTAATTCGTGAAGGAGATGTTGCTAGTGGAGAAGAAGATGATATTGAATTAACTGAATTCTCTGATGAAATTGAAGAATGGATAATCGACGAATTTGCTAAAATTGGGTTGGATACAGCTAGAAGTATTTTAAAACAGGAAGTAGGAGATTTAGTTAGAAGAACCGATTTGGAAGAGGAAACAATTCTAGATGTGATCAAAATACTAAAAGAAGAATTTGATAATTAA
- the rimP gene encoding ribosome assembly cofactor RimP has translation MTFKEKVNTLVEECLSEKPSLFLIDLTITDAFKVIVNIDGDNGVALQDCIDVSRSIEGNLDREEQDYSLEVASVGVGSPLKMVRQYKKNVGRTLIVKTSTENIEAELVEANDDFVVLSWQAREPKKIGKGKETVQKTLELPYSDIKEAIVTVTF, from the coding sequence ATGACGTTCAAAGAAAAAGTAAATACGCTAGTAGAAGAATGTCTTTCTGAAAAACCAAGTCTTTTTTTAATTGACTTAACGATTACAGATGCTTTCAAAGTGATTGTCAATATTGACGGAGACAATGGGGTTGCATTGCAAGATTGTATCGATGTTAGTCGATCAATCGAAGGTAATTTAGACAGAGAAGAACAAGATTATTCACTAGAAGTAGCCTCGGTAGGAGTGGGTTCGCCATTAAAAATGGTAAGACAATACAAAAAAAATGTTGGTAGAACGCTGATAGTGAAGACATCAACAGAAAATATTGAAGCAGAATTAGTAGAAGCTAATGATGATTTTGTAGTTTTGTCTTGGCAAGCAAGAGAACCAAAGAAAATTGGAAAAGGAAAAGAGACCGTTCAAAAAACGTTGGAACTTCCTTACTCAGATATTAAAGAAGCAATTGTTACAGTAACATTTTAA
- a CDS encoding thioredoxin family protein — MSKFGELINAQIPVLIDFYTDWNESSVSMHPVIRDVAAALGDKAKVIKIDVDKNQELAEALRIKGLPTLMIYKEGQMVWRQAGELDANAIINLVQEQL, encoded by the coding sequence ATGTCAAAATTTGGAGAACTTATAAACGCACAAATTCCAGTGTTAATTGATTTTTACACTGATTGGAATGAGTCTTCGGTATCAATGCATCCAGTTATACGCGATGTTGCGGCCGCACTTGGTGATAAAGCCAAAGTGATTAAAATAGATGTTGATAAAAATCAAGAGCTAGCCGAGGCGCTTCGAATAAAAGGATTGCCAACTCTAATGATTTACAAAGAAGGCCAGATGGTTTGGCGACAAGCTGGAGAGCTAGATGCAAACGCAATTATTAACTTGGTACAAGAACAACTGTAA
- a CDS encoding metallophosphoesterase: protein MNVVLLLFFLIWAAIEWFSFQAFRTLIQRKKILVLYQAISLLFAVYFLYTISQFDRSKGQTQQTMFVLGLVLMVYLPKIVLAIVMVTEDVFRIGIGSVTFLAKKERDQPFFASRRKFVSQLGMGLAAIPFLSLLYGILEGKYNFKVIKQQIYFPDLPEEFDGFTITQISDVHSGSFDNPEKINYAIDLVNAQNSDMILFTGDIVNTHAKEMIPWISTFNRIKEHKYGKYSVLGNHDYGEYVTWPSEKEKEANFQAIKNLYGQIDFKLLLNEHTFIEKGGQKLALVGVENWGHNFKKLGDIDKASEGLTSKDFKILMSHDPSHWDYIVQHHQKNFHLTLSGHTHGMQFGIEIPGYFKWSLVQYVYKQWAGLYENKGKYVYVNRGFGFHAYSGRVGIMPEITVIELKKGNKLV from the coding sequence ATGAATGTTGTTTTACTACTCTTTTTTCTTATTTGGGCGGCTATAGAATGGTTTTCTTTTCAAGCTTTTCGAACATTGATACAACGAAAAAAAATATTGGTGTTGTACCAAGCCATTTCCTTATTGTTTGCGGTTTACTTTTTGTATACGATCTCTCAATTTGATCGTTCCAAAGGTCAAACGCAACAAACGATGTTTGTATTAGGGCTTGTATTAATGGTCTATTTGCCTAAAATTGTGTTGGCAATTGTGATGGTAACCGAAGATGTATTTAGAATCGGAATAGGATCGGTTACTTTTTTAGCTAAGAAAGAGCGGGACCAACCTTTTTTTGCTTCTCGAAGAAAATTTGTAAGCCAGTTAGGAATGGGGTTGGCCGCAATTCCTTTTTTATCTTTACTATATGGTATTTTGGAAGGGAAATACAATTTTAAAGTAATTAAACAGCAAATTTATTTTCCAGACTTACCGGAGGAGTTCGATGGTTTTACAATTACTCAAATTTCGGATGTGCATAGCGGTAGTTTTGATAATCCGGAAAAAATCAATTATGCAATAGACTTGGTTAATGCTCAGAATTCCGATATGATTTTATTTACAGGAGACATCGTGAATACGCATGCTAAGGAAATGATTCCGTGGATTAGTACTTTTAATAGAATTAAGGAACATAAATATGGAAAGTATTCTGTTCTTGGAAATCATGACTATGGGGAATACGTGACCTGGCCTTCTGAAAAAGAAAAAGAAGCTAATTTTCAAGCGATCAAAAATTTATACGGTCAAATTGATTTCAAATTGCTTTTGAACGAGCACACATTTATTGAAAAAGGAGGTCAAAAACTTGCATTAGTAGGTGTTGAAAATTGGGGGCACAATTTCAAAAAATTAGGAGATATCGACAAAGCTTCTGAAGGATTAACATCAAAGGATTTTAAAATATTGATGAGCCACGATCCAAGTCATTGGGATTATATAGTGCAACACCACCAGAAAAATTTTCATTTAACATTATCAGGCCATACGCATGGAATGCAGTTTGGTATTGAAATTCCAGGTTACTTTAAATGGAGTTTGGTACAGTATGTGTATAAGCAATGGGCAGGTTTGTATGAAAATAAAGGGAAATATGTTTATGTAAACCGTGGATTTGGATTCCATGCGTACTCAGGAAGAGTAGGAATTATGCCAGAAATTACAGTAATAGAGCTAAAAAAAGGCAATAAATTAGTGTAA
- the polA gene encoding DNA polymerase I — translation MSAKKRLFLLDAYALIFRGYYAFIKNPRINSKGMDTSAIMGFMNSLMDVIKREKPDHLAVAFDKGGSDLRNDIYPEYKAHRDATPEAIKIAVPYIQELLRAMHIPIIEVKGYEADDLIGTIAKQAEKQNYQVFMVTPDKDFAQLVSENIFMYKPARMGNGIEIWGIPEVLAKFEIDRPEQVIDFLGMMGDAADNIPGLPGVGEVTAKKLLKEFGSMENLLANTDKLKGKMKDNIEANKEKGLLSKTLATILLDCPVQFNETDYKLSTPDVEKTDALFNELEFRRMADQFDAIFKKGETAPVVDDSKLYKKPQPKTEEQFDLFGSAIDEGSEETRHQYYNTLENTTHSYQIIQGDLGIKLLLQNLQNQTSVCFDTETTGLDALHAELVGISFSYEKGKGFYIPFPENQAEAQSLVEKLIPFFENENIEKIGQNLKYDLKVLSNYGITVKGKLFDTMIAHYLINPDMRHNMDILSETYLKYAPQSIEVLIGKKGKNQKSMREVPLEEIKEYAVEDADVTLQLAEIFNTELDKTHTKKLFEEIEIPLVTVLASMEKEGINLDVPFLNSLSKELGDDIAKLESRIYEIAGEKFNLASPKQLGDILFDKLKIGGAKQKKTKTGQYATGEEILSYLAKDNEIVSAILDWRSLIKLQNTYVEALPLQVDAKTHRVHTDYMQTVAATGRLSSNNPNLQNIPIRTERGRQIRKAFIARDENYTLLSADYSQIELRIIAALCGEENMIKAFQQGEDIHKSTAAKVFNVPLEEVTKEQRSHAKTVNFGIIYGVSAFGLSNQTSLSRAESAALIEAYYITYPKLKSYIQEQIESARENGFVQTILGRRRYLKDINSANAIVRGAAERNAVNAPIQGSAADIIKIAMINIHKRLIAENWKSKMLLQVHDELVFDVHNSELEKIQPMIKQEMEQAVVLSVPLEVEIGIGKDWLEAH, via the coding sequence ATGTCTGCTAAAAAACGCCTTTTCCTTCTTGATGCCTACGCCCTAATTTTTAGAGGTTATTATGCCTTTATAAAAAATCCTAGAATAAACTCAAAAGGGATGGACACCTCTGCTATCATGGGATTTATGAATTCCTTGATGGATGTCATTAAAAGAGAAAAACCAGATCATTTGGCCGTAGCTTTCGACAAAGGAGGGAGCGATTTGCGAAACGACATTTACCCAGAATACAAAGCCCATCGCGATGCTACACCTGAAGCCATCAAAATTGCAGTACCTTATATACAAGAATTGTTGCGCGCAATGCACATCCCTATTATAGAGGTAAAAGGATATGAAGCAGACGACTTAATTGGAACCATTGCCAAACAGGCTGAAAAACAAAATTACCAAGTTTTTATGGTGACTCCAGATAAGGATTTTGCACAATTGGTGTCTGAAAATATTTTCATGTACAAACCTGCTCGTATGGGTAACGGAATCGAAATTTGGGGCATCCCAGAAGTATTGGCAAAATTTGAAATAGACAGACCCGAACAAGTGATTGATTTTCTTGGAATGATGGGCGACGCAGCCGATAATATTCCGGGATTGCCAGGTGTAGGAGAAGTTACTGCTAAGAAATTATTGAAAGAATTTGGTTCTATGGAAAACTTGTTGGCCAACACCGACAAGCTGAAAGGAAAAATGAAAGATAATATTGAAGCCAATAAGGAAAAAGGGCTTTTATCTAAGACCTTAGCAACAATTTTATTAGACTGTCCAGTCCAATTTAACGAAACCGACTATAAATTGTCTACCCCTGATGTAGAGAAAACAGATGCATTATTTAACGAATTGGAATTTCGAAGAATGGCCGATCAATTTGACGCCATCTTTAAAAAAGGAGAAACTGCTCCGGTAGTTGACGATTCCAAATTATACAAAAAACCACAACCCAAAACGGAAGAACAATTTGACCTTTTTGGAAGTGCTATCGATGAAGGTTCAGAAGAAACGCGCCACCAATATTACAATACCTTAGAAAACACAACCCATTCGTACCAAATTATTCAAGGCGATTTAGGGATTAAATTGTTATTGCAAAATTTACAAAATCAAACATCGGTTTGTTTTGATACCGAAACCACAGGACTTGATGCTTTGCACGCAGAGTTAGTTGGAATTTCATTTTCATATGAAAAGGGAAAAGGGTTTTATATTCCGTTTCCAGAGAACCAAGCGGAAGCGCAATCTTTGGTTGAAAAATTAATTCCGTTTTTTGAAAATGAAAACATCGAAAAAATTGGTCAGAATTTAAAATACGACTTAAAAGTATTGTCTAATTATGGTATCACTGTTAAAGGAAAGTTATTTGACACCATGATTGCACATTATTTGATCAACCCTGACATGCGCCATAATATGGATATTTTATCCGAAACCTATTTGAAATATGCGCCGCAATCTATTGAAGTGCTGATTGGTAAGAAAGGAAAAAATCAAAAATCGATGCGGGAGGTTCCTTTGGAAGAAATTAAAGAATATGCCGTTGAAGATGCTGATGTAACCTTGCAACTTGCAGAAATTTTCAACACCGAATTAGACAAAACACATACTAAAAAACTATTTGAAGAAATTGAAATTCCATTGGTTACTGTTTTGGCCAGCATGGAAAAAGAAGGAATCAATTTGGATGTTCCTTTTTTGAATTCATTATCTAAAGAATTAGGAGACGATATTGCCAAATTAGAAAGTCGCATTTATGAAATAGCAGGCGAGAAATTCAATTTGGCTTCGCCAAAACAATTGGGAGATATTTTATTTGACAAATTGAAAATTGGTGGCGCCAAACAAAAGAAAACCAAAACGGGTCAATACGCAACAGGGGAAGAAATCTTAAGTTATTTGGCCAAGGACAACGAAATTGTAAGTGCCATTTTAGATTGGCGCTCGTTAATCAAATTACAAAATACGTATGTCGAAGCATTGCCATTGCAAGTAGACGCCAAAACGCATCGCGTTCATACCGATTATATGCAAACCGTTGCCGCTACAGGTCGTTTGAGTTCAAATAATCCGAATTTGCAAAACATTCCTATTCGAACCGAACGCGGAAGACAAATTAGAAAAGCATTTATTGCAAGGGATGAAAACTATACTTTACTCTCTGCCGATTATTCGCAAATAGAACTTCGAATTATTGCAGCATTGTGTGGAGAAGAAAATATGATCAAAGCTTTTCAACAGGGCGAAGACATTCATAAAAGTACCGCTGCCAAAGTATTTAATGTACCTTTAGAAGAAGTAACTAAAGAACAACGTAGTCATGCTAAAACGGTTAACTTCGGAATTATATATGGTGTTTCGGCATTTGGATTAAGTAATCAAACTTCGCTTTCTCGCGCAGAAAGTGCCGCCTTGATCGAAGCGTATTACATTACTTATCCAAAACTAAAATCCTACATTCAGGAGCAAATAGAAAGCGCTAGAGAAAATGGTTTTGTACAAACTATTTTAGGACGTAGACGTTATTTAAAAGACATCAACTCGGCCAACGCCATTGTGAGAGGTGCCGCAGAGAGAAATGCGGTAAACGCCCCAATTCAAGGAAGCGCTGCCGATATTATAAAAATAGCGATGATCAATATTCACAAAAGATTAATTGCTGAAAATTGGAAATCAAAAATGCTTTTGCAAGTACATGACGAATTGGTATTTGACGTTCACAACAGTGAATTGGAAAAAATCCAACCGATGATCAAACAGGAAATGGAACAAGCGGTGGTTTTAAGTGTTCCTTTAGAAGTGGAAATTGGAATAGGAAAAGATTGGCTAGAAGCCCATTAA
- a CDS encoding LacI family DNA-binding transcriptional regulator, producing MKAKATLKQIAKELNVSVSTVSKALNDSPEISEQTKTKIKEYAKLKNYKPNVIGLNLKNRKTKTIGVIIPDILNSFFAKVFSGIEKVADERGYNVIMCISNESLEKEAHTLEMLSNGTIDGFILSVSEEAQKQNSYDHFKEIINDGTPIVMFDRIAEGIDCDKVIVDDFDSALDSTQRLIDLGCKNIALLSSVDNLSVGKLRFEGYLKALEKNNIPVNNNLIIRTDSEDDLKIQMETVFANNTIDGIFALEENDSVAALRMGLKKGYKIPEELCIIGFADGILASRRLSPSLTTVSQHGIEIGEEAAKLLIKRLEDVSEEEPPYETKIIKTVLKERETTARV from the coding sequence ATGAAAGCTAAAGCAACTCTTAAACAAATCGCTAAAGAACTTAATGTGTCTGTGTCAACAGTTTCAAAAGCACTTAACGATAGTCCTGAAATTAGCGAACAAACCAAAACCAAAATAAAGGAATACGCTAAGCTTAAAAACTACAAGCCCAACGTGATTGGTTTGAATTTGAAGAATAGAAAAACCAAAACAATAGGTGTTATTATACCTGATATTTTGAATTCGTTTTTTGCAAAAGTTTTTAGCGGAATAGAAAAAGTAGCCGATGAAAGAGGTTATAATGTTATTATGTGTATCTCTAATGAGTCTTTAGAAAAAGAAGCGCATACACTAGAGATGTTGAGTAATGGAACGATTGACGGATTTATTCTATCCGTTTCTGAAGAAGCGCAAAAGCAAAACAGCTACGACCATTTTAAAGAAATCATCAACGATGGCACTCCTATTGTTATGTTTGACCGAATTGCCGAAGGGATTGATTGTGATAAAGTTATTGTCGACGATTTCGATTCGGCTTTAGATTCCACACAACGTTTGATTGATTTAGGCTGTAAAAATATTGCCTTGCTTTCCTCTGTTGATAATTTAAGTGTAGGAAAGTTGCGATTTGAAGGTTATTTAAAAGCCTTAGAAAAAAATAATATTCCGGTTAATAACAATCTTATCATTAGAACCGACTCAGAAGACGATTTAAAAATTCAAATGGAGACTGTTTTTGCTAACAATACAATCGACGGTATCTTCGCTTTAGAAGAAAACGACTCGGTTGCTGCTTTACGAATGGGATTGAAAAAAGGATATAAAATTCCCGAAGAACTTTGTATTATTGGTTTTGCCGATGGAATTTTAGCTTCGAGAAGATTGTCTCCAAGTTTGACTACAGTTAGTCAACACGGAATTGAGATTGGAGAAGAAGCAGCCAAATTATTAATTAAACGTTTGGAAGATGTTTCAGAAGAAGAACCGCCTTACGAAACAAAAATCATTAAAACCGTTTTAAAAGAACGGGAAACTACGGCAAGAGTATAA